In Mesorhizobium sp. 113-3-3, a genomic segment contains:
- a CDS encoding FtsB family cell division protein: protein MWTRQHKQRNTGRLIIPSLCVVFLAYFGFHAYHGEFGINSKYQLEAQTVALQAQLDAIKARRIELERRVRLMQDGTLEKDMLDEQARKALNLSQADEITIMLPVTSK, encoded by the coding sequence ATGTGGACGCGTCAGCACAAGCAGAGAAATACCGGCCGGCTGATCATCCCTTCGCTTTGCGTGGTGTTCCTGGCCTATTTCGGCTTCCACGCCTATCACGGCGAATTCGGCATCAATTCGAAATATCAGCTGGAAGCTCAGACGGTTGCACTGCAGGCCCAGCTCGATGCGATCAAAGCGCGCCGGATAGAATTGGAACGGCGCGTTCGGCTCATGCAAGACGGTACGCTGGAGAAGGACATGCTCGACGAGCAGGCGCGCAAGGCGCTCAACCTGTCCCAGGCTGACGAAATTACCATCATGTTGCCGGTCACATCTAAATAA
- the eno gene encoding phosphopyruvate hydratase → MTAIIDIVGREILDSRGNPTVEVDVVLEDGSMGRAAVPSGASTGAHEAVELRDGGARYLGKGVLKAVEAVNGELFEAIGGMEAENQIHIDQTMIELDGTPNKSRLGANAILGVSLAVAKAAADAAGLPLYRYVGGTKAHILPVPMMNIINGGAHADNPIDFQEFMIMPVGAPTLREAVRWGSEIFHTLRKKLKDAGHNTNVGDEGGFAPNLKSAPVALDFIMESIEKAGFKPGEEIALGLDCAATEFFKDGNYVYEGEKKTRDPKAQAKYLAKLAADYPIISIEDGLAEDDWEGWKYLTDLIGKKTQLVGDDLFVTNTARLRDGIRMGVANSILVKVNQIGSLTETLDAVETAHKAGYTAVMSHRSGETEDSTIADLAVATNCGQIKTGSLSRSDRMAKYNQLIRIEEELGKQARYAGKSVIKG, encoded by the coding sequence ATGACCGCCATCATCGACATTGTCGGACGTGAAATCCTGGACAGCCGTGGAAACCCGACCGTCGAGGTCGATGTTGTGCTCGAAGACGGTTCGATGGGCCGCGCCGCGGTGCCGTCGGGCGCCTCGACCGGCGCCCACGAAGCCGTCGAGCTTCGCGACGGCGGCGCACGCTATCTCGGCAAGGGCGTGCTGAAGGCCGTAGAGGCGGTCAATGGCGAGCTGTTCGAAGCAATCGGCGGCATGGAAGCCGAAAACCAGATCCATATCGACCAGACTATGATCGAGCTCGACGGCACGCCCAACAAGAGCCGGCTCGGCGCCAACGCCATTCTCGGCGTTTCGCTGGCGGTGGCCAAGGCCGCGGCCGACGCCGCCGGCCTGCCACTCTATCGCTATGTCGGCGGCACCAAGGCGCATATCCTGCCTGTGCCGATGATGAACATCATCAATGGCGGCGCCCATGCCGACAACCCGATCGACTTCCAGGAATTCATGATCATGCCGGTCGGCGCTCCCACGCTTCGTGAAGCCGTGCGCTGGGGTTCCGAAATCTTCCACACGCTGCGCAAGAAGCTGAAGGATGCCGGCCACAACACCAATGTCGGCGACGAGGGCGGCTTCGCGCCGAACCTGAAGAGCGCGCCTGTAGCGCTCGATTTCATCATGGAATCGATCGAGAAGGCCGGCTTCAAGCCGGGCGAGGAAATCGCGCTCGGCCTCGATTGCGCCGCGACCGAGTTCTTCAAGGACGGCAATTACGTCTATGAGGGCGAGAAGAAGACGCGCGATCCCAAGGCGCAGGCCAAGTATCTCGCCAAGCTCGCTGCCGACTATCCGATCATCTCGATCGAGGACGGCCTTGCCGAGGACGACTGGGAAGGCTGGAAGTACCTGACCGACCTGATCGGCAAGAAGACGCAGCTGGTCGGCGACGACCTTTTCGTCACCAACACGGCGCGCCTGCGCGACGGCATCCGCATGGGGGTTGCCAATTCGATCCTGGTCAAGGTCAACCAGATCGGCTCGCTGACGGAAACGCTCGATGCCGTCGAGACCGCGCACAAGGCCGGCTACACCGCCGTCATGTCGCACCGTTCGGGCGAGACCGAGGATTCGACCATCGCCGATCTCGCCGTCGCAACCAATTGCGGGCAGATCAAGACCGGTTCGCTGTCGCGCTCCGACCGCATGGCCAAGTACAACCAGCTGATCCGGATCGAGGAAGAGCTCGGCAAGCAGGCGCGCTACGCCGGCAAGTCGGTGATCAAGGGCTGA